Proteins encoded in a region of the uncultured Sunxiuqinia sp. genome:
- the ccsA gene encoding cytochrome c biogenesis protein CcsA yields the protein MKRIKSTLFSMMTTSCLLVVFAIAIAYATFIENDYGTVTAKVLIYNAWWFNILLGFTGVNLVGGLFYYKAFQLKRWSMVLFHLAFIIILAGAGITRFYSFEGQMHIREGSASDQLISTENYISVNASTNGLNIQENWSVPFSPYTRNHFDETVSISDHDIKIEMLNYVPSAIESVLADEGGNAIFSFILVNSNNERLDLILELNEEITSDELLISFEGRQKNAALFINRSTGGLVATARDTAQIVSMTGIIEKVIDPDQEFAIKSQGIYRLGGHIFALKSYLPYGRKLLSTDTDQTTAKNRRDAVLLQLTDRDQQKQLVVYDNYGQQNVSTRADFGNVDLEVSYGSQLIDLPFQIYLNDFQLERYPGSMSPSSYASDVTLIDNTKGVEKPYRIFMNNIMDYGGYRFFQSSYDTDEKGTILSVSHDALGTGVTYLGYFLMSLGMLFSFFNKKSRFQSLLRSSSRLKDLKKKSVASVILASLLLGPGLLQAQQVTPARINKDHVAQFETLLVQDTKGRVEPVNTLASEVLRKLNRKSSFEGMSASEVFLGMSARPASWRNVPIIRIANSELQKQLEFSEKYVSFNQMLSQNTGIYKLQQLVDVTYKKQPTKRNKFDKEVINVDERMNICYQIFQGNFMNVFPVQNHNNNKWVNEKDFYKLGSHQNDSSQLLSAYFQEVNQAISTGNYQSANQRLEEIKQFQQTHGHEIIPDQTKIELEILYNKFNLFTWISRIAGVVGLFLLIIHLIGIFKEKLNLTKLLTAGTAAVAIVFLAYTGGLALRWYISGHAPWSNGYETMLYVGWSALLTGFVFIKKSQITLAVTTILSSLILMVAGLSWMNPEITNLVPVLKSYWLIVHVAVITASYGFLGVAALVGFLNLIIMMFRNSKNLKSASFTIVELAIIIELSIIVGLILLTIGAFIGGVWANESWGRYWGWDPKETWALVTILVYSFIIHLRKVPGLYNHFVLSSLALAGFSSVLMTFFGVNYYLSGMHSYAQGDPPPVPDFVYVAIAIVIAAIILAAISERKYGGAEKIIKLETKE from the coding sequence ATGAAAAGAATAAAGTCCACTCTGTTTTCAATGATGACAACCTCATGTTTGCTGGTTGTTTTTGCAATAGCAATTGCCTATGCAACTTTTATTGAGAATGATTATGGAACAGTAACCGCAAAAGTGTTGATTTATAATGCCTGGTGGTTCAATATTTTACTTGGATTTACAGGTGTTAATTTGGTTGGAGGGCTGTTTTATTATAAAGCGTTTCAGCTTAAACGTTGGAGTATGGTGCTTTTTCATTTGGCTTTTATTATTATACTTGCGGGAGCCGGAATCACCCGTTTTTACAGTTTCGAAGGGCAAATGCATATTCGTGAAGGGAGCGCTTCGGATCAACTGATATCAACCGAAAATTATATCAGCGTAAATGCATCTACAAATGGGCTGAATATTCAGGAGAATTGGAGTGTGCCTTTTTCTCCATATACCCGAAATCATTTTGATGAAACTGTTTCAATTAGCGATCATGATATTAAAATTGAAATGCTCAATTATGTGCCTTCTGCAATCGAAAGTGTTTTGGCTGATGAAGGTGGAAATGCTATTTTTTCTTTCATCTTGGTGAACAGTAATAACGAACGACTCGATTTGATATTGGAATTGAATGAAGAAATAACTTCGGATGAATTATTGATCAGTTTTGAAGGTCGACAAAAGAATGCAGCTCTTTTTATCAATCGGTCAACTGGTGGCTTGGTTGCTACAGCCCGGGATACTGCTCAGATCGTATCAATGACTGGAATTATAGAGAAAGTGATTGATCCCGATCAGGAATTTGCCATAAAGAGTCAGGGGATTTACCGATTGGGTGGACATATTTTTGCCCTGAAATCTTACCTGCCTTATGGTCGTAAACTTTTATCAACTGATACCGATCAAACTACTGCAAAAAATAGGAGAGATGCTGTTCTTCTTCAGCTTACAGATCGTGACCAGCAAAAACAGTTGGTTGTTTACGACAACTATGGACAACAAAATGTATCAACAAGGGCCGATTTTGGAAATGTTGATTTGGAAGTAAGCTACGGTTCGCAACTTATCGATCTTCCTTTTCAAATATATTTGAATGATTTTCAATTGGAGCGTTATCCCGGGAGTATGAGCCCTTCTTCTTATGCGAGCGATGTGACTTTAATTGACAATACGAAAGGAGTTGAAAAACCCTATCGAATTTTCATGAATAATATTATGGACTACGGGGGCTACCGCTTCTTCCAATCATCTTATGATACGGATGAAAAAGGGACAATTTTGTCGGTTAGTCATGATGCATTGGGAACTGGAGTTACCTATCTTGGTTATTTTTTAATGTCATTGGGTATGCTTTTTTCTTTCTTTAATAAGAAAAGCCGTTTTCAGTCGCTGCTGCGATCTAGCTCACGTTTAAAAGACTTGAAAAAGAAGTCGGTGGCAAGTGTGATTTTGGCATCTTTGCTTCTAGGCCCCGGATTATTGCAAGCTCAACAAGTTACTCCTGCACGAATAAATAAAGATCATGTTGCACAATTCGAAACCTTGTTGGTGCAAGATACGAAGGGCAGGGTAGAGCCTGTAAATACACTGGCATCGGAGGTGCTAAGAAAGCTTAATCGCAAAAGCTCTTTCGAGGGAATGTCAGCATCCGAAGTCTTTTTGGGGATGAGTGCGCGTCCCGCTTCCTGGAGAAACGTTCCGATCATTCGTATTGCGAATAGTGAATTGCAAAAACAACTGGAATTTTCAGAAAAGTATGTTTCGTTCAATCAGATGTTGAGCCAGAATACCGGAATATATAAATTGCAACAATTGGTTGATGTAACCTATAAAAAGCAGCCCACGAAACGAAATAAGTTCGACAAGGAAGTTATCAATGTTGATGAACGAATGAATATTTGCTATCAGATTTTTCAAGGCAATTTTATGAATGTTTTTCCTGTACAGAACCACAATAATAACAAGTGGGTAAATGAGAAGGATTTTTATAAGCTGGGCTCACATCAAAACGATAGTAGTCAGCTATTAAGTGCTTATTTTCAAGAAGTCAATCAAGCCATTAGCACAGGTAATTATCAAAGTGCGAATCAACGACTCGAAGAGATCAAGCAATTTCAACAAACACACGGACATGAAATTATTCCTGATCAAACCAAGATTGAGTTAGAAATACTGTATAATAAATTCAATTTATTTACATGGATTTCGCGCATAGCAGGAGTTGTTGGTCTTTTCTTATTGATTATTCATTTGATTGGAATCTTTAAGGAAAAGCTAAATCTCACAAAACTTTTAACAGCTGGGACTGCCGCTGTGGCAATTGTTTTTCTTGCTTATACGGGAGGATTAGCTTTACGCTGGTATATTTCTGGACATGCGCCCTGGAGTAATGGTTACGAAACGATGTTATACGTTGGTTGGTCTGCCTTGCTAACGGGTTTTGTATTTATTAAAAAATCGCAGATTACGCTGGCTGTAACTACTATTTTATCGTCGTTGATACTGATGGTAGCTGGATTGAGCTGGATGAATCCGGAAATTACGAACCTTGTGCCCGTACTTAAATCATACTGGCTGATAGTGCATGTTGCAGTTATTACTGCAAGCTATGGCTTTTTGGGCGTTGCTGCTTTAGTCGGTTTTTTAAACCTAATCATTATGATGTTTCGTAATTCGAAGAACCTGAAAAGTGCTTCATTTACGATTGTTGAATTGGCCATTATTATTGAACTGTCGATAATTGTTGGCTTGATTTTACTTACCATAGGAGCATTTATTGGAGGTGTTTGGGCAAACGAATCGTGGGGACGTTATTGGGGGTGGGATCCGAAGGAAACCTGGGCTTTGGTAACCATTCTGGTATATTCGTTTATCATTCATTTACGAAAGGTTCCCGGATTGTATAATCATTTTGTGTTAAGTTCGCTCGCATTGGCTGGGTTCAGCTCGGTACTGATGACCTTCTTTGGGGTGAATTATTACCTTTCGGGAATGCACTCCTATGCACAAGGCGATCCACCACCGGTGCCAGATTTTGTGTATGTTGCTATTGCAATTGTAATTGCTGCCATTATTTTAGCGGCAATATCGGAACGTAAATATGGCGGTGCTGAGAAGATCATAAAGCTTGAAACGAAAGAGTAA
- a CDS encoding SDR family oxidoreductase — translation MKLLLTGITGYVGKRILPLLVENEHDAYCCVRNLERVEEKWQHHPQVKLIEIDFLKTDSHQRFPSEIEIAYYLIHSMASNNGDFEDMELQAAANFRKLLTQTNARQVIYLGGISNDKYLSKHLRSRLKVENELSKGSYQLTTLNAGIIIGSGSASFEIIRDIVEKLPVMISPRWVLTKSHPIGIRDVLKFSIGVMDNQACFNKSFDIGGKDILTYKDMLLRYAEIRQLKRKVIVLPIMTPRLSSYWLFFITSTSYKLAINLVNSLKVEVIAKENSLPKLLNIEPLSYKEAVEAAFKRIRQNQVYSSWKDALSSSEFDTDYADQIDVPEYGCYRNKQVVSFQKPIEEVTKVIWSIGGQNGWYYGTWLWRIRGYLDKLSGGIGLRRGRTSPTEIMNGDALDFWRVLLADGDKKRLLLYAEMKLPGEAWLEFKVVEKPEQNSLIQTATFRPKGVWGRFYWGLSWPFHLFIFRGMARNIIKKAGN, via the coding sequence ATGAAACTACTACTAACCGGAATTACCGGATACGTTGGAAAGCGCATACTTCCTTTGTTGGTTGAGAATGAGCATGATGCTTATTGCTGTGTTCGCAACCTCGAACGGGTGGAGGAAAAATGGCAGCATCACCCTCAGGTCAAACTTATTGAAATTGACTTTCTCAAAACCGACTCTCATCAACGCTTTCCTTCAGAGATTGAAATTGCATATTACCTCATTCACTCGATGGCTTCAAACAATGGCGATTTTGAGGATATGGAACTCCAGGCGGCCGCCAATTTCAGAAAACTGCTTACACAAACTAATGCGCGACAAGTGATCTATCTTGGTGGTATTTCAAATGACAAATACCTGTCGAAGCATTTGCGGTCTCGACTTAAAGTTGAGAATGAACTTTCTAAAGGGAGCTATCAATTAACAACACTAAACGCCGGAATCATTATCGGGTCGGGCAGTGCTTCGTTTGAAATTATCAGAGATATTGTTGAGAAACTCCCGGTAATGATCAGCCCTCGATGGGTTTTAACCAAATCTCACCCCATTGGAATTCGCGATGTTTTGAAATTTTCAATTGGGGTTATGGACAACCAAGCTTGTTTTAACAAAAGTTTTGACATAGGAGGCAAAGATATTTTAACCTATAAAGACATGCTATTGCGATATGCAGAAATCCGACAATTAAAACGAAAAGTAATCGTCTTGCCCATAATGACTCCCCGCTTGTCTTCGTATTGGTTATTTTTTATCACATCCACCTCGTATAAATTGGCTATAAACCTTGTAAATAGTTTAAAGGTTGAAGTTATTGCCAAAGAGAACTCGTTGCCGAAATTATTGAATATTGAGCCGCTAAGTTACAAAGAAGCCGTTGAAGCAGCATTCAAAAGAATCAGGCAAAACCAGGTTTATTCGAGCTGGAAAGATGCACTAAGTTCTAGCGAATTCGATACCGATTACGCTGACCAGATCGATGTTCCGGAATATGGGTGCTATCGAAACAAGCAAGTAGTTTCATTTCAAAAACCAATAGAAGAAGTTACAAAAGTAATTTGGTCTATTGGAGGGCAAAACGGTTGGTACTATGGCACCTGGCTCTGGAGAATTCGTGGATACCTCGATAAGCTTTCCGGAGGGATTGGACTTCGACGCGGCCGAACCAGTCCGACTGAAATAATGAACGGAGATGCACTTGACTTTTGGCGCGTTCTACTGGCAGACGGCGACAAAAAACGTTTACTTCTGTATGCTGAGATGAAGCTTCCCGGAGAAGCTTGGCTCGAATTTAAGGTCGTTGAAAAACCTGAACAAAATAGCCTGATCCAAACAGCCACCTTCCGTCCCAAAGGTGTCTGGGGGAGATTTTACTGGGGATTATCCTGGCCCTTCCACTTATTCATTTTTCGAGGAATGGCGCGCAATATCATCAAAAAAGCCGGCAACTGA
- a CDS encoding DUF3124 domain-containing protein, whose translation MTRFFRLVRFLPQICSSLLLLLVVLVSCNRPKEISSVNPTHWEQRQAKINSSDSLDYGSSYLSVYSEIYSLTEKRTYNLTATISIRNISSEDSIYILRSDYYNTAGDLIRTYFNNPIFLKPLETIEIVVDERDEHGGTGANFIFDWAVNSGTHEPLFEAVMISTSGQQGISFTTSGVKR comes from the coding sequence ATGACAAGATTCTTTCGTTTAGTAAGATTTCTCCCTCAGATTTGCAGTAGTTTGCTTCTTTTGCTAGTCGTATTAGTTTCCTGTAATCGTCCGAAGGAAATTAGTTCAGTAAATCCAACGCATTGGGAACAGCGGCAAGCGAAAATTAATTCTTCGGATAGTTTGGATTATGGGAGTTCTTACCTTTCTGTTTATTCTGAAATATACAGTCTGACTGAAAAACGAACCTACAATTTGACTGCGACGATTAGTATTCGAAATATCAGTTCTGAGGATTCAATTTACATTTTGCGATCAGATTATTACAATACTGCCGGTGATTTAATTCGTACTTATTTCAATAATCCAATCTTTTTGAAACCCTTGGAGACAATTGAAATTGTAGTCGATGAACGAGATGAACATGGAGGTACTGGGGCCAATTTTATTTTCGATTGGGCAGTTAACTCAGGTACGCACGAGCCACTTTTTGAGGCGGTTATGATTTCTACTTCCGGGCAGCAGGGAATCTCATTTACAACTTCAGGAGTAAAACGATAG
- a CDS encoding glycerate kinase: protein MKVLICPDSFKDCLEAIDVAKHFAAGILRVDPSAHITNIPMADGGEGFVQTMLSALGGQKIRIPVLDPLGREVQGFYGILNDQQTAVIEMAAASGIEHLTRDERNPLISSTFGTGQLMKNAMEKGCRKLIIGVGGSATNDGGTGMAKALGYRFLDDKGQEIAEGGGQLNQLVTIESAGVFPLISDTEILTACDVNNPLTGPNGASAIYGPQKGATVEMINELDKNLTHLAKIIETDLQKEILKTPGGGAAGGLGAGLVAFCGAKLQTGFDIVKEQTKLEEAIQKVDLVITGEGKMDAQTKQGKTPWGVAQLAKKHQKKCIGIAGFLGDGYRELYDEGFTSIFAIPHGPISLDESLRRAPELLADKAEQIFRLLLLD, encoded by the coding sequence ATGAAAGTACTCATTTGCCCCGATTCGTTTAAAGACTGCCTGGAAGCCATTGATGTAGCCAAACATTTTGCAGCCGGTATTTTAAGAGTTGATCCATCAGCACACATAACAAACATACCGATGGCCGATGGCGGCGAAGGTTTTGTGCAAACCATGCTTTCAGCCTTAGGCGGTCAAAAGATCAGGATACCGGTTTTAGATCCTTTAGGCCGAGAGGTTCAGGGGTTTTATGGTATTTTAAACGACCAACAAACAGCAGTAATCGAAATGGCAGCAGCTTCAGGAATTGAGCACTTAACACGCGACGAACGCAATCCGTTAATCAGTTCGACCTTCGGCACCGGTCAGCTGATGAAAAACGCCATGGAAAAAGGATGCCGAAAACTAATTATTGGTGTTGGCGGAAGTGCAACCAACGATGGCGGAACCGGCATGGCCAAAGCTTTGGGCTACCGCTTTCTGGATGACAAAGGACAAGAAATTGCAGAAGGTGGAGGTCAACTTAACCAGCTGGTAACAATAGAATCGGCCGGTGTCTTCCCGCTAATAAGTGATACTGAAATTTTGACGGCTTGCGATGTCAATAACCCACTAACAGGCCCCAACGGTGCATCGGCTATTTACGGACCTCAAAAAGGAGCTACAGTTGAAATGATTAACGAACTGGACAAAAACCTGACGCATTTAGCTAAAATTATTGAAACAGACCTACAAAAAGAGATTTTAAAAACTCCGGGAGGTGGCGCTGCCGGAGGACTGGGAGCAGGATTGGTCGCCTTTTGCGGAGCCAAACTTCAAACCGGATTTGACATTGTAAAAGAACAAACAAAACTAGAAGAGGCCATACAAAAAGTGGATCTGGTAATTACCGGAGAAGGGAAAATGGATGCTCAGACCAAGCAGGGAAAGACCCCTTGGGGCGTTGCTCAGTTGGCTAAAAAACATCAGAAAAAATGTATCGGTATTGCCGGTTTTTTAGGCGATGGCTACCGCGAACTATATGATGAAGGTTTCACTTCAATTTTTGCCATTCCTCACGGTCCCATTTCGCTAGATGAAAGTTTACGAAGAGCGCCCGAATTACTAGCAGATAAAGCGGAACAAATCTTTCGACTACTTCTGCTTGACTAA
- a CDS encoding sugar phosphorylase, whose product MHIRLRTKLINRLNRIYRKTLSEKWIEDFLQFVEERKNPTPKQRPLWDERKVVLITYGDVVKQKGEAPLETLRKFANEHFRGCISTIHILPFFPYSSDDGFSVMDFYKINPELGDWSNIEALEKDFLLMADLVANHASSKGIWFKQFLNQEEPGKDYFFVPPADFDTSKVIRPRSSPLLSTYDTVDGPKKVWTTFSADQVDLDYANPEVLKEMLNVFLFYLSKGIRVIRLDAIAFLWKASGLESMHEQETHEIVSLFREIMDYCYPGALLLTETNVPHRENITYFGLGDEAHLIYQFALPPLILHALHTGNGGYLTRWAKELNDPQKGMTYLNFTSSHDGIGVRPLEGVMPDDEKLKMVEKLKDFGAKVTTRQLGDKHVPYEINVTFYDALKGTKNGEDEFQNERFLQSQTIMLSLQGVPAFYFLNLLGIENDNEGLARTGVNRSINRRKFTNEELEGMLQGNSRYKAILKELIHRTGIRRNLQAFSPNTQQLVLELGDSVFAILRKADQMEKSVVCLFNLTDQTQKLSLPPGLMEFSRDLITRTLHQTEELELKPYQSMWLITRFVT is encoded by the coding sequence ATGCATATACGATTGAGAACGAAGCTGATTAACAGGTTAAACCGGATCTATCGGAAGACATTATCAGAAAAGTGGATTGAAGATTTTTTGCAATTCGTTGAAGAGAGAAAAAATCCAACCCCAAAACAACGTCCACTTTGGGATGAGCGTAAGGTGGTACTGATTACTTATGGCGATGTGGTGAAGCAAAAGGGAGAAGCTCCGCTTGAAACCTTGCGGAAGTTTGCCAACGAGCATTTTCGCGGGTGCATTTCTACCATACACATTCTTCCATTTTTTCCGTATAGCAGTGACGATGGATTTTCGGTGATGGACTTTTACAAGATAAACCCTGAATTGGGAGACTGGAGTAACATTGAAGCACTGGAGAAAGATTTTTTGCTGATGGCCGATTTGGTCGCCAATCATGCGAGCAGCAAAGGCATTTGGTTCAAGCAATTCCTGAACCAGGAAGAACCGGGCAAAGATTATTTCTTTGTTCCGCCAGCCGATTTCGACACCTCAAAAGTTATTCGCCCGCGAAGCTCGCCACTTCTATCAACTTATGATACGGTAGATGGCCCAAAGAAAGTATGGACAACCTTTAGTGCTGACCAAGTTGATTTAGACTATGCCAACCCGGAGGTGCTGAAAGAAATGCTCAACGTATTTCTTTTCTATTTGTCTAAAGGGATTCGGGTTATCCGGCTTGATGCTATCGCTTTTTTATGGAAAGCAAGTGGACTGGAAAGCATGCACGAACAGGAAACCCACGAAATTGTATCCTTGTTTCGCGAAATCATGGACTATTGCTATCCGGGCGCATTATTGCTAACAGAAACCAATGTTCCGCACCGCGAAAACATCACCTATTTCGGACTAGGAGATGAAGCACACTTGATCTACCAGTTTGCTCTTCCTCCACTCATTTTACATGCACTGCATACCGGAAATGGCGGTTACCTTACTCGATGGGCAAAAGAACTCAACGACCCGCAAAAGGGCATGACTTATTTGAACTTCACATCGTCGCACGACGGAATTGGTGTTCGTCCTTTGGAAGGTGTTATGCCTGATGATGAAAAACTGAAGATGGTTGAAAAGTTGAAAGATTTTGGAGCCAAAGTAACCACCCGTCAACTTGGAGACAAGCATGTTCCGTACGAAATCAATGTCACTTTTTATGATGCCTTGAAAGGAACAAAGAATGGTGAAGATGAATTCCAGAATGAACGATTTCTACAATCGCAAACCATCATGCTTTCATTGCAGGGGGTGCCTGCCTTTTATTTCCTGAATCTTCTGGGAATTGAAAATGACAACGAAGGGCTGGCTCGCACAGGCGTCAACCGTTCCATCAACCGGCGTAAGTTCACGAACGAGGAATTGGAAGGTATGCTGCAAGGCAACTCAAGATACAAAGCAATTTTAAAAGAATTGATCCATCGCACCGGAATTCGAAGAAACCTACAAGCCTTCTCGCCTAATACGCAGCAATTGGTGCTAGAACTAGGCGATTCGGTGTTTGCCATTTTGCGAAAAGCTGACCAAATGGAAAAATCAGTGGTTTGTCTATTCAACCTGACCGACCAAACGCAAAAGCTTTCGCTTCCTCCCGGGTTGATGGAATTTAGCCGCGATTTAATTACTCGCACGCTTCATCAAACAGAAGAACTGGAACTCAAACCCTATCAAAGCATGTGGCTAATCACCAGGTTCGTAACTTAA
- a CDS encoding HAD family hydrolase: MFTDKLRPFLKKIEPIAIRPTDAQAKYKKAENIKAVIFDIYGTLIISASGDIMQDSYDVSMFSEALSNSGYKILVPENKLMSIHGIFEKVIVLEKQIAKDSGTPFPELNLVEIWDSTLKKAEADGLIKSSDFSNIRLFTFLFELKSNQVWPMPGLKETLNDLKTKGYPLGIVSNAQFYTPIIMNYFLYGRVKTDEFIDGFEKDLSVFSYKILKGKPDPLIYEELVEPLKKRGLKPQDVLYVGNDMLKDIYASSQVGFKTCFFAGDMRAYRLRKDHEQASKIQPDYIITSLEQLKDIL, translated from the coding sequence ATGTTTACAGACAAACTCCGGCCCTTTTTAAAAAAGATTGAACCGATTGCCATCCGCCCAACTGATGCGCAAGCAAAATATAAAAAGGCTGAAAACATAAAAGCTGTCATTTTTGATATTTATGGCACGTTAATCATATCGGCGTCTGGCGACATCATGCAGGACTCATACGATGTCTCAATGTTTAGCGAAGCATTAAGTAATTCAGGGTACAAAATTCTAGTTCCCGAGAACAAGTTAATGTCAATTCATGGCATATTTGAAAAAGTAATCGTGCTTGAGAAACAAATCGCCAAAGACAGTGGCACGCCTTTTCCCGAATTGAATTTGGTTGAAATTTGGGACAGCACCCTAAAAAAAGCGGAAGCCGATGGTTTAATTAAGTCATCTGATTTTTCAAATATCAGGCTGTTTACTTTTTTATTTGAGCTGAAGAGCAACCAAGTATGGCCAATGCCGGGGTTGAAAGAAACACTCAACGATTTAAAAACAAAAGGTTATCCGCTCGGCATCGTTTCTAATGCTCAATTCTATACGCCAATTATCATGAATTATTTTTTATATGGTAGAGTAAAAACCGACGAATTCATTGATGGCTTTGAAAAAGACTTGTCAGTTTTCAGTTACAAAATATTAAAAGGAAAACCCGACCCTTTAATATATGAAGAGTTGGTTGAACCACTTAAAAAGCGTGGCCTAAAACCCCAAGATGTTTTGTATGTTGGCAACGACATGCTGAAAGATATATATGCATCATCACAAGTAGGATTTAAAACCTGCTTTTTTGCGGGTGACATGCGTGCCTACCGCCTGCGAAAAGATCACGAACAAGCATCAAAAATACAACCCGATTATATTATCACTTCACTCGAACAACTAAAAGATATTTTATAA
- a CDS encoding diphosphate--fructose-6-phosphate 1-phosphotransferase encodes MTISALQKARAEYQPKLPKSLKGSVKIVEGAATESVADQDEIKKLFPNTYGMPILIFEEGAAAASSAVNVGVILSGGQAPGGHNVISGIFDGIKKLNPDSKLYGFLGGPGGLVDHDYKEITADFLEGYRNTGGFDIIGSGRTKLEEEAQFDKGLEILKQLDIKALVIIGGDDSNTNACVLAEYYAAKNAGVQVIGCPKTIDGDLKNEMIETSFGFDTAVKVYSELIGNIQRDANSAKKYWHFIKLMGRSASHIGLEAALQTQPNITLISEEVAEKKQTLEEIVEYMAGIIAKRAESGNNFGVALIPEGLVEFVPEMKALIAELNDLLAEGSDSEKKFKSFTDKAEGRAFVASILSADSAKAYQSLPTLIADQLTLDRDPHGNVQVSLIETEKLLGEMVKSKLDTMKSSGEFKGKFGTQYHFFGYEGRCAAPSNFDADYCYSLGYTASVLIGSGKTGYMSSVRNTTAPADEWIAGGVPVTQMMNMEKRHGHMKPVIQKALVELDGAPYKYLVENREKWAIETSYLYPGPIQYWGPTEVCDLTTVTLQLEQKGK; translated from the coding sequence ATGACCATTAGCGCATTACAAAAAGCAAGGGCAGAATACCAGCCTAAACTTCCAAAGTCTTTAAAAGGTTCTGTAAAAATTGTTGAAGGTGCAGCAACTGAATCTGTCGCTGACCAGGACGAAATAAAAAAACTATTCCCCAATACGTATGGAATGCCGATCTTAATTTTTGAAGAAGGAGCGGCTGCGGCATCTTCTGCTGTTAACGTTGGTGTGATTCTTTCAGGAGGACAGGCTCCGGGTGGACACAACGTTATTTCCGGTATTTTCGATGGAATTAAAAAGTTGAACCCAGACAGTAAATTGTATGGCTTCCTTGGTGGCCCGGGAGGATTGGTTGATCATGATTATAAAGAAATTACTGCTGACTTTCTTGAAGGGTACAGAAATACCGGAGGTTTTGATATCATCGGTTCAGGCCGTACGAAGTTAGAAGAAGAAGCTCAGTTCGACAAAGGACTTGAAATTTTAAAACAACTTGACATTAAAGCGTTGGTAATTATTGGCGGTGATGACAGTAATACAAACGCCTGTGTATTAGCTGAATATTATGCTGCTAAAAATGCCGGTGTGCAAGTTATTGGTTGTCCTAAGACGATTGATGGTGACTTGAAAAACGAAATGATTGAAACCTCTTTTGGATTTGACACTGCAGTGAAAGTATATTCAGAGTTGATTGGTAATATTCAGCGCGATGCCAATTCAGCAAAAAAATACTGGCACTTTATCAAATTAATGGGACGTTCGGCGTCGCACATTGGTTTGGAGGCTGCTTTGCAAACACAACCAAATATTACATTGATTTCGGAAGAAGTTGCTGAGAAAAAACAAACCCTGGAAGAAATTGTGGAATACATGGCCGGCATTATCGCCAAGCGCGCTGAAAGCGGGAATAATTTTGGTGTTGCTTTGATTCCTGAGGGCTTGGTTGAATTTGTTCCTGAGATGAAAGCGTTAATCGCAGAGTTGAATGACTTATTGGCTGAAGGTTCAGATTCAGAAAAGAAGTTTAAATCATTTACGGATAAGGCTGAAGGTCGTGCGTTTGTTGCAAGTATTCTTTCTGCGGATTCAGCTAAAGCATATCAGTCATTACCTACTTTAATTGCCGACCAGCTGACTTTGGATCGTGACCCACACGGAAACGTTCAGGTTTCGTTGATTGAGACTGAGAAGTTATTGGGTGAAATGGTTAAATCAAAATTAGATACCATGAAGTCCAGCGGAGAATTTAAAGGGAAGTTTGGTACACAATACCACTTCTTTGGATATGAAGGACGTTGTGCCGCTCCATCAAATTTCGATGCTGATTATTGCTACTCATTGGGGTACACTGCTTCAGTATTGATTGGTTCAGGAAAAACCGGTTATATGTCGAGCGTGAGAAATACAACTGCTCCTGCAGATGAGTGGATCGCAGGCGGAGTTCCGGTAACTCAAATGATGAACATGGAGAAACGCCACGGTCATATGAAGCCTGTAATTCAAAAAGCATTGGTAGAATTGGATGGGGCTCCTTACAAGTATCTTGTTGAAAATCGTGAGAAGTGGGCAATTGAAACCAGCTATTTATATCCGGGACCAATTCAATATTGGGGACCAACTGAAGTTTGTGATTTGACAACTGTTACTTTGCAACTTGAGCAAAAAGGAAAATAG